A genome region from Thermoanaerobacterium xylanolyticum LX-11 includes the following:
- a CDS encoding MetQ/NlpA family ABC transporter substrate-binding protein: protein MKKSFLFLTLILTFAFILSGCTKSNNVSTTSNANSNTDSSTKMTKIVVGATPNPHAEILNVVKPILAKEGVDLEIKEFTDYVTPNTALVDKQIDANFFQHVPYLEDFEKKNNVKLVPLVKVHVEPMGAYSKKIKSKDELKDGATVAVPNDATNEGRALLLLQKEGLIKLKDPNGLTQTPRDIVDNPKHLKIVELEAPQLPRTLQDVDLAIINTNFALEANLNPLKDAIFMEDKNSPYANVLVVRQDNQNDPAIQKLAKALNSDEVKKFIEDKYKGAIVPAF from the coding sequence ATGAAAAAATCATTTTTATTTCTCACTCTCATATTGACATTTGCATTTATCTTATCAGGATGCACAAAATCAAATAACGTATCTACTACATCTAATGCAAACTCAAACACAGATAGCTCTACTAAAATGACGAAGATAGTCGTTGGTGCAACACCAAACCCCCATGCAGAAATACTTAATGTAGTAAAGCCTATTCTTGCAAAAGAAGGCGTAGACCTTGAAATAAAAGAATTTACCGACTATGTGACGCCAAATACTGCACTTGTCGACAAGCAAATCGACGCAAATTTCTTCCAACACGTTCCATACCTTGAGGACTTTGAGAAGAAAAACAATGTAAAATTGGTGCCATTAGTCAAAGTGCATGTAGAACCGATGGGGGCATATTCAAAAAAGATTAAGTCAAAAGATGAACTAAAAGACGGTGCAACAGTGGCTGTTCCAAACGATGCTACAAATGAAGGAAGAGCGCTGCTTTTACTGCAAAAAGAAGGGTTAATTAAGTTAAAAGATCCAAATGGTCTTACACAAACCCCGAGAGACATAGTGGATAATCCAAAGCATTTAAAGATTGTAGAGCTTGAAGCACCTCAGCTTCCAAGGACACTTCAAGATGTAGATTTGGCCATTATAAACACTAATTTTGCATTAGAGGCAAACTTAAATCCTTTAAAGGATGCAATTTTTATGGAGGACAAAAATTCTCCTTATGCTAATGTGTTAGTTGTAAGGCAAGACAATCAAAATGACCCAGCAATACAAAAATTAGCAAAAGCCTTAAATTCTGATGAAGTCAAGAAATTTATAGAAGACAAATACAAAGGCGCTATAGTTCCTGCCTTTTAA
- the spoVB gene encoding stage V sporulation protein B, translating to MRNRSFVRGAFILTIANVVDRAIGFVFRIILSNLLGSEGTGIYQIALPIYFVSITFITSGITAVTSRFVSEERAKNNKRNIFSIMKVSFFIVIIMGIAISSIIFFNAKYISNNLLHEPRAYLSILIFSPVLIVVSSSSIFKGFFQGLINMVPASVSEIVEQIVRVFLTLYLFSVFTGMKLEYAAAIAVFGIAIGEVTSFIMYIFYYRRELKYINEEMPNEGEIWNKVDIANTIIKTSFPITISRMIVNILDLFESLIIPSKLVKSGLSHKDAISEFGKLSGMAYPLAYMPAVITMSLSVTVLPAVSEAASLKRWDVVRQRINQAIGYTTMIGIPATVLFLMLPDEIASLLYPKSPGVGLLVKVIAAGSIFAYLESIVTSILNGLGMQNLVLRNSVIWTTISVIAMYLLVPIPSLRLFGYIYGFIFADAFVFFLNFKALVKITNLEIDFNNWFLKPLIAALIMGIYDTIIYFNLVTAVANEWITMSITVLSGFLVYIASCQLIKLPYLEDLNRLIFSRNK from the coding sequence ATGCGCAATAGATCTTTTGTTCGCGGTGCTTTTATTTTGACTATAGCAAATGTTGTAGACAGGGCTATTGGATTTGTCTTCAGAATCATCCTTTCTAATCTGTTGGGCTCTGAGGGAACGGGGATATATCAAATAGCACTGCCAATCTACTTTGTATCAATAACATTTATAACATCAGGCATTACGGCTGTTACATCTCGGTTTGTATCTGAGGAAAGAGCCAAAAATAACAAAAGAAATATTTTCAGCATAATGAAAGTTTCCTTTTTTATCGTAATTATAATGGGCATAGCAATTTCATCTATAATATTCTTTAATGCCAAGTACATATCAAATAACTTGCTCCACGAACCACGAGCGTATCTATCAATATTGATTTTTTCACCTGTACTAATTGTAGTTTCATCATCTTCTATATTCAAAGGCTTTTTCCAAGGATTAATTAACATGGTTCCTGCATCGGTATCTGAGATAGTGGAACAGATAGTGAGAGTTTTTTTGACGCTGTATCTATTCAGCGTATTTACAGGAATGAAGTTGGAATATGCTGCAGCAATAGCCGTATTTGGAATAGCCATAGGAGAAGTCACAAGTTTTATCATGTACATATTTTACTATAGGCGTGAATTGAAATACATAAATGAGGAAATGCCAAATGAAGGGGAGATTTGGAATAAGGTAGATATTGCAAATACAATAATAAAGACGTCTTTTCCTATTACTATTTCAAGGATGATTGTAAATATCTTGGATTTGTTTGAATCTCTCATCATACCTTCAAAGCTTGTCAAATCAGGACTTTCACACAAAGACGCTATATCTGAGTTTGGAAAGTTATCTGGAATGGCTTATCCACTTGCATATATGCCTGCAGTTATAACAATGAGTTTGTCAGTGACAGTGCTTCCCGCTGTGTCAGAAGCGGCATCTTTAAAAAGATGGGATGTAGTAAGGCAGAGGATAAATCAAGCCATAGGATATACTACTATGATAGGCATACCAGCAACCGTATTGTTTTTGATGTTGCCTGATGAAATAGCTTCATTGCTTTACCCTAAAAGTCCTGGAGTAGGTTTGTTAGTTAAGGTAATAGCTGCAGGAAGCATTTTTGCATACCTGGAGTCTATAGTCACAAGCATATTGAATGGGCTTGGGATGCAAAACTTGGTTTTGAGAAATTCTGTCATCTGGACTACAATTTCTGTGATTGCCATGTATCTATTAGTTCCTATACCAAGTTTAAGGCTTTTCGGGTATATTTACGGCTTCATATTCGCTGATGCTTTTGTCTTCTTCTTAAATTTTAAAGCATTGGTTAAGATTACTAACTTAGAAATTGATTTTAACAATTGGTTCTTAAAACCGCTTATAGCTGCGCTTATAATGGGGATTTACGACACGATTATTTATTTTAATCTGGTTACAGCAGTAGCAAACGAATGGATTACAATGTCTATTACAGTATTATCAGGATTTTTAGTTTACATTGCATCATGTCAACTTATAAAGCTTCCATATTTAGAAGATTTAAATAGACTTATATTTTCAAGGAATAAATAA
- a CDS encoding methionine ABC transporter permease, translating to MVSSNTLQYLLNLWQLMEEPLWESLYMVFFSTLFSVIIGLPLGIILVITDKGHIKENLKLNQILGTVINVMRSVPFIILIIAIFPLARLIVGTTIGPTAAIVPLSVAAAPFVARVIESSLKEVDWGVIEASISVGASIPQIIFKVMIPESLPSLILGITLTVINILGYSAMAGAIGGGGLGDLAIRYGYQRFQTDVLIATIIVLIIFVEIVQRIGNYLAKKVDKR from the coding sequence ATGGTGTCATCTAATACATTGCAGTATCTGTTAAACTTGTGGCAACTTATGGAGGAGCCTCTTTGGGAATCTTTGTACATGGTATTTTTCTCAACACTTTTCTCAGTAATCATAGGACTGCCTCTCGGCATAATACTCGTCATAACAGATAAAGGCCATATAAAGGAAAACCTAAAGTTAAATCAGATATTAGGTACTGTAATTAATGTCATGAGGTCAGTGCCGTTCATAATCCTCATAATCGCAATCTTCCCATTGGCAAGGCTTATTGTTGGCACAACTATAGGGCCTACTGCTGCTATTGTACCATTGTCAGTTGCTGCAGCTCCATTTGTTGCAAGAGTCATAGAATCATCTCTTAAAGAAGTAGACTGGGGTGTCATTGAAGCATCTATATCTGTCGGTGCATCAATACCACAGATAATATTTAAAGTCATGATTCCAGAATCATTACCATCACTTATATTGGGAATAACTCTTACGGTTATAAATATTTTAGGGTATTCTGCTATGGCAGGTGCTATTGGAGGAGGTGGTTTAGGAGATCTGGCTATAAGATATGGCTACCAAAGGTTTCAGACAGATGTGCTTATAGCTACAATCATAGTCTTAATAATCTTTGTAGAAATTGTACAAAGAATTGGAAATTATCTTGCAAAAAAAGTTGATAAAAGATGA
- a CDS encoding S-ribosylhomocysteine lyase, with amino-acid sequence MEIKVESFKLDHRTVKAPYVRKSGTLIGPNGDVVTKYDVRLTQPNVDSIPTGGIHTLEHLFATYFRDYFDDIIDISPMGCRTGFYLTKFGDTSIDEIKDALKKVLERVLTTKEEDVPATNEIQCGNYRDHSLFTAKEYAKAVLEKL; translated from the coding sequence ATGGAGATAAAAGTTGAAAGCTTTAAATTAGATCATAGAACGGTAAAAGCACCGTACGTGAGAAAATCAGGTACTCTGATTGGACCTAACGGTGATGTCGTAACCAAATACGACGTAAGGTTGACACAGCCCAATGTAGATTCAATACCTACAGGGGGGATTCACACATTAGAGCATTTATTTGCTACTTACTTTAGAGATTATTTCGATGACATAATAGATATTTCTCCTATGGGGTGCAGGACTGGATTTTACCTTACAAAGTTTGGAGACACATCAATTGATGAAATAAAAGATGCATTGAAAAAAGTCTTAGAAAGAGTTTTAACGACAAAAGAAGAAGATGTACCTGCTACAAATGAGATTCAGTGTGGTAACTATAGAGATCATTCTCTTTTTACAGCGAAGGAGTACGCAAAGGCTGTTTTGGAAAAACTTTAG